The proteins below are encoded in one region of Cytophagales bacterium:
- a CDS encoding NADP-dependent malic enzyme produces the protein MSAKVRASEALDFHESKPAGKIEVTATKPLSSQRDLALAYSPGVAEPCNVIAEEPDAVYKYTAKGNLVAVISNGTAVLGLGNIGPEASKPVMEGKGVLFKKFAGIDVFDIEVNETDPDKFIEIVKALEPTFGGINLEDIKAPESFKIETELREKMNIPVMHDDQHGTAIISSAALLSALEVNGKKIDEIKVVVSGAGAAAVACTELYILLGARRENIIMLDSKGVIRKDRENLSPSKAKFATDRDCHELADSLVDADMFLGLSVADIMTPDMLKTMANDPIVFALANPDPEIAYDLAINTRGDVIMATGRSDHPNQVNNVLGFPYIFRGALDVRSTAINEEMKMAAVKALTVLAKQPVPPVVLKAYGAKSLKFGKDYLIPKPFDPRLITAVSPAVAKAAMESGVARINIEDWEAYKIELEERVGSDRRFMTRIVEIARRDPKRVIFAEADDVNILQAAQMAKDEGIAEPILLGNREKILAMIKENDLDLGDVRIINPQEEKDKVAEYAEIFFQKRQRKGVNQRMARKSLQSRNYFGSMMVELGEADALISGLSNDYPRTILPALQIIGVEPGVNRVAGLYIISNKKGNFFFADTSVNLNPTAEELVEIIGLTARVVRFFDHEPRMAALSYSNFGSAKGDVPTKMAKAVQMAKAKWPDLVIDGDMQANVALNKDLLQEHYPFSTLAESPANTLIFPDLEAGNIAYKLLMELGGAEATGPILMGMNKAVHVLQQGTSIRGIFNMVAVAVVDAQNKDKRTTL, from the coding sequence ATGAGTGCAAAAGTAAGAGCCAGTGAAGCCCTGGACTTTCATGAGTCCAAACCTGCTGGTAAAATAGAAGTTACAGCCACCAAACCCCTTAGTAGTCAGCGTGATTTGGCCCTGGCCTATTCCCCAGGAGTGGCAGAGCCTTGTAATGTCATTGCCGAAGAGCCAGATGCGGTCTATAAATATACGGCTAAGGGAAACCTGGTTGCGGTTATCAGTAATGGTACTGCAGTATTAGGTCTCGGCAACATTGGCCCCGAAGCTTCAAAACCAGTGATGGAAGGGAAAGGTGTACTTTTCAAGAAATTCGCTGGGATTGACGTTTTTGATATTGAGGTCAATGAAACCGATCCCGATAAATTCATAGAGATCGTCAAAGCCTTGGAACCGACTTTTGGTGGGATAAACCTGGAAGATATCAAAGCCCCTGAAAGCTTCAAGATCGAAACGGAGCTACGGGAGAAGATGAACATTCCGGTCATGCACGATGACCAGCACGGTACAGCGATCATTTCCAGCGCGGCCCTACTGAGTGCATTGGAAGTGAATGGAAAAAAGATCGATGAGATAAAAGTGGTGGTGAGTGGTGCTGGTGCCGCGGCAGTGGCCTGTACTGAGCTCTACATCTTGCTTGGTGCCAGGCGGGAAAACATCATCATGCTGGATAGCAAAGGGGTGATCCGTAAGGATCGTGAAAACCTTTCGCCTTCAAAAGCCAAGTTTGCGACGGACAGAGATTGCCATGAATTGGCGGATTCTTTGGTTGATGCAGACATGTTTCTGGGTCTGTCGGTTGCGGATATCATGACGCCCGACATGCTGAAGACCATGGCCAATGACCCTATCGTCTTTGCGCTCGCTAATCCCGATCCTGAGATTGCCTATGATCTCGCCATTAATACACGTGGGGATGTGATCATGGCGACTGGACGATCTGATCATCCTAACCAGGTAAATAATGTTCTGGGATTTCCATACATCTTCCGAGGTGCCCTGGATGTCCGCAGCACGGCTATCAATGAAGAAATGAAGATGGCTGCCGTAAAGGCATTGACTGTGCTGGCAAAGCAACCAGTCCCTCCGGTGGTATTGAAAGCCTATGGTGCCAAGTCATTGAAATTTGGGAAGGATTACCTGATCCCTAAACCTTTTGATCCTAGACTGATCACGGCTGTTTCTCCGGCAGTGGCCAAAGCAGCCATGGAGTCTGGTGTGGCCCGGATCAATATCGAAGATTGGGAAGCCTATAAAATTGAACTGGAAGAGCGGGTTGGTTCTGATCGCCGCTTCATGACAAGGATCGTGGAGATTGCACGGAGAGATCCAAAGCGTGTCATTTTTGCAGAAGCCGATGATGTGAACATCCTTCAGGCGGCACAAATGGCCAAAGACGAAGGAATTGCAGAGCCTATCTTGTTGGGTAACCGAGAGAAGATCTTGGCCATGATCAAAGAAAATGATCTTGATCTGGGTGATGTGCGGATCATCAATCCGCAGGAAGAGAAAGATAAAGTAGCCGAATACGCGGAAATATTCTTCCAAAAACGTCAACGCAAGGGTGTCAACCAGCGAATGGCCAGAAAGTCATTGCAAAGTAGAAACTATTTCGGCTCCATGATGGTGGAGCTTGGAGAGGCCGACGCTTTGATTTCAGGATTGTCAAATGATTATCCCAGGACTATTCTTCCCGCTTTGCAAATCATAGGTGTGGAACCAGGTGTCAATCGTGTGGCTGGTTTGTACATCATCTCCAATAAAAAGGGCAACTTCTTTTTTGCAGATACTTCTGTGAACCTGAATCCAACAGCGGAAGAACTGGTAGAGATCATTGGCCTCACTGCGAGAGTGGTCCGGTTCTTTGATCACGAACCACGAATGGCCGCTTTGTCCTATTCCAACTTTGGTTCTGCCAAAGGCGACGTGCCAACGAAAATGGCTAAAGCTGTGCAAATGGCGAAAGCAAAATGGCCTGACCTGGTCATTGACGGAGACATGCAAGCCAACGTCGCACTCAATAAAGATCTGCTTCAGGAACATTATCCTTTCAGTACGTTGGCAGAAAGTCCGGCAAACACATTAATTTTCCCAGATTTGGAAGCTGGCAACATTGCCTACAAATTGCTGATGGAGCTTGGAGGTGCGGAAGCGACCGGCCCTATTTTGATGGGCATGAACAAGGCCGTGCACGTACTGCAGCAGGGAACCAGCATCCGAGGAATTTTCAATATGGTGGCAGTAGCTGTAGTGGATGCCCAGAATAAAGACAAGAGAACCACACTATGA
- the ruvA gene encoding Holliday junction branch migration protein RuvA has translation MIAYIQGKISEKYPTHVIIDTGGLGYEVKISLITYSDLKEAEHIKLFTHFSVKEDSQTLFGFSQFSEKKRFLDLLSINGVGPSTALMILSSLSAEELQAAIVQEDVKTIQGVKGIGLKTAQRIVLELKDKMKKEGLLEQNIKIPLKTDNSLAKEALSALMTLGIGKPAAEKTINMIIKEYGSDIRLEELIKLALKRA, from the coding sequence ATGATCGCGTACATTCAAGGAAAGATCAGTGAGAAATACCCTACTCATGTGATCATTGATACGGGAGGCCTTGGCTATGAGGTAAAAATTTCGTTGATCACCTATTCGGATCTCAAGGAAGCGGAGCACATTAAATTATTCACGCATTTTAGTGTCAAAGAAGATTCTCAAACCCTGTTCGGCTTCAGTCAATTTTCGGAGAAGAAACGGTTCCTGGACCTGCTTTCGATCAATGGCGTTGGTCCCAGTACTGCTCTCATGATTTTGTCCTCGCTTTCTGCGGAAGAACTACAGGCTGCAATCGTTCAGGAGGATGTGAAAACCATCCAGGGTGTGAAAGGTATTGGCCTGAAAACCGCACAAAGGATTGTGCTCGAGCTCAAGGACAAAATGAAGAAAGAAGGGCTTTTAGAACAAAACATTAAGATTCCATTAAAAACCGACAATAGTTTAGCCAAAGAAGCGTTATCCGCCCTGATGACACTTGGCATCGGTAAGCCAGCTGCGGAAAAGACCATCAATATGATCATCAAAGAGTATGGTTCTGACATCCGTCTGGAAGAATTGATTAAACTAGCGCTTAAAAGAGCCTGA
- the sprA gene encoding cell surface protein SprA, translated as MKRTLDIRRRFPIVLLLTFLGVLGTIPASAFLFRQEQDTTRQDTTIVEPYQPSKTPTYRPQYRFGDPFSNRTSQSPLLLNDPSQLDFRVDFDTSGVNYSIFEKLSEVNFRPATSMSFGEFDRYTTSQINRQYWKDRSAGLDGESAVSGRRLIPKLYISPVFDRIFGGSYIDIQPTGFANLDFGGRWQFVDNPQVPQRQRRNGGFNFNMQLSTNVVGKIGEKLAVTFNFDNNNTFDFQNQLKVEYTGYEEDIIKKIEIGNVSMPVQNSLLTGAQSLFGVKTQLQFGKLFVTTIASRQQGRSEVITVGGGQGITNNTSGRGGRNQGDNINIQASEYDENRHFFLGHYFRDNYERWHSNLPEINSGVQVRRVEVYSINRNNDTRTTRNFIALMDLGESNPNRVFRDGNALVGNLSSRAQTDNSANQLYDNLRNRSRDPADLRSFLNDQGFEESTDFVTINTARKLDPSEYIVNEKLGYVTLLRRLQNDEVLAVSYEYTEIGQRYQVGELTENYQGRPDDDAIILKMLRPNQIDTEIPTWDLMMKNIYNLRTTQVQEDGFSLRIHYKDDRTGQDNPSLHLGRRTKDQPLIELMGLDQLNRNGDRQRDGNFDFVPGVTIDTRNGNVIFPVLEPFGSRLASFFDPDEGNLVDQFVYDTLYRTTKANAELVSALNKYIILGSSSGSVSNVIPLDGFNIAPGSVTVTAGGTLLTEGLHYDVDYNLGQVRIRDDAILQSGKAISVAYEKADLFNFQTRWLTGAHFDYRVNDNFNIGATVLRLNERPGGISRFAIGDEPTRNTKYGFNINWQEESLFLTKLVDALPLVSTKEPSNITFSAELAQLVPGTSNIVQGTGTSYIDDFENATTPLNLGNWPAWRLAATPRERFGDFNGRELNYNRAKMAWYTIDNSIFYRATGVNRPPNINEDDLENHYVRFVLPQEIFTQRDAELVTTNEPIFDIAYYPSERGPYNFNPMATRSQSDHTEFNIPGDRENWAGISRAITTNVDFVATNIEYLEFWLLDPFIDGPLGVVNDGSPSPTNNTRGGDLYFNLGSVSEDIMRDGRHAFENGLPQDGSIENTTTSAWGRVTNSQFLTNAFVNDGNARANQDIGLDGLNDAAERDDFNYSMVGPLPSIYTNDQVEDPAGDNFQYYLGDNLNVRDAKILERYKSFNGPEGNSPVSSGGNFTPASTQFPDNEDLNEDNTISDLEEYYEYRVSLNPGSLQVGTNNIIDAVEGRGGVMWYQFRIPIRNPQNYRIVGTPTFNNIKYVRMFMTNFDQPVVLRMAKFQLVGSQWRKSTTALNELGLNELPETTTSDFDVSVVNIEENGGGGEGIRYVIPPGLDRDRDNTTAINRRVNEQSLQLCVEELADRDARAVFKTNLNYDLINYGRIKMFLHAQDYRGSGLQDDQLVGFLRLGSDENENYYEIEVPLKVTPGNPGVTGDMLRRAVWPEANEIDVSILEILALKSKRNRTRSEADVGIPFSEPTDDGRFVLTVKGNPDISNITTMLIGVRNPGSEDREARSICMWANELRVTDFDSRKGWAANARLSVKLADLATVSASTRYTSIGYGTIQQKISERTRAESIQYDVSTSVNVEKFLWPEKTGLKIPMFASYEQSRVTPQFDPLDPDTRLEAALESFDTEQERNEYKRLVEDRRTSRSLNFTNVRKQKVNPEAGSNIYDIENFTFSYAYSDIVSSSVNQQSFIQKTVSGGLAYNYSPPALSVEPFGKAKWAESPFLKMIKDINFSPFPSNLSFRADLNRSFRQTQLYNDQLTIEGIEPFYERLFTFQRAYNLRWNLFRGLGLDYSARANAVIDEPDDRIEGDIDTRLERQFIWEQIANFGRMKNFQQDISLNYKLPLDKLPITDWMSGDFRYSVGYNWTAGFVNRQDGFSNEPPDANDPNFFGNFISNNRSQALTGKFDLVKLYNKWGYLKKLNGPTRTRSSSRSRAQANRGNQQNEEEEEKKSGDNKAVNGLVRLLMSVRSINVNYNVREGTTLPGFLPNLYLFGLDSGFNAPGWEFLLGSQNSDIRQRAANGGWLTTNPALTNPFEQNISTDLTISANVEPIRDLKIKLDAKRTNTSNFQEIFSFDTTSNNFRSLSPSRGGSYNISFLSINTAFEKQENDISDAFLQFADNIAIMRDRLNRQAELAGLGASYDTLSQDILIPAFVAAYSNQDANTARTSPFPKIPIPNWRVDYAGLSKLPGLSDIFSSVNITHGYRSVFSVNNYTNSLRYDQGVGLENNIIDYPLASVVDENSGNLVPVYNIQQVTISEQFAPLIGINIRTKTNLTSRLEFKRDRNLSLNLSNAQVTETKNNEISFDFGFVKDNLKLPWKARGRTITIENDVTFRMNLSIRDALTIQRNLEGENTITNGNANFQMRPTIGYKLNDQLDLTMYFERTITNPQVGSFRRATTAFGIQTRLNFAQ; from the coding sequence TTGAAGAGAACATTAGACATAAGGCGACGTTTCCCAATCGTTTTGTTGCTGACATTCCTTGGAGTGTTGGGCACAATCCCTGCTTCGGCATTCCTGTTTCGGCAAGAACAGGATACAACGAGACAGGACACGACGATCGTGGAGCCTTATCAACCTTCAAAAACACCAACCTATCGTCCACAGTATCGCTTCGGAGATCCTTTTTCTAATCGAACCAGTCAGTCGCCGTTATTGCTCAATGACCCGTCTCAGCTGGATTTTAGGGTAGATTTCGATACAAGTGGCGTCAATTATTCGATTTTCGAAAAACTGAGTGAGGTCAATTTCCGACCCGCTACTTCCATGTCTTTTGGAGAATTCGACCGGTACACCACCAGTCAGATCAATCGACAATACTGGAAAGACCGGTCTGCCGGACTGGACGGAGAGAGTGCCGTCAGTGGTCGTAGACTCATCCCGAAACTGTACATCAGTCCGGTTTTTGATCGCATCTTCGGCGGAAGCTATATTGATATTCAGCCTACGGGGTTTGCTAACCTTGATTTCGGAGGCCGATGGCAATTCGTGGACAACCCGCAGGTTCCGCAGCGGCAACGCCGAAACGGAGGCTTCAATTTCAATATGCAATTGAGTACCAATGTGGTGGGAAAGATCGGTGAAAAGCTTGCAGTAACCTTCAACTTCGACAACAACAATACGTTCGATTTTCAAAACCAGCTGAAGGTAGAATACACAGGGTACGAAGAAGATATCATCAAGAAAATAGAGATCGGTAACGTAAGTATGCCGGTCCAAAACAGCTTATTAACGGGTGCCCAGAGCCTGTTCGGAGTAAAGACCCAATTACAATTCGGTAAACTGTTTGTGACAACCATTGCTTCCCGACAGCAGGGAAGGAGTGAAGTGATCACGGTCGGTGGTGGTCAGGGAATTACCAATAACACGTCCGGTAGAGGTGGCCGAAATCAAGGAGATAACATCAATATCCAGGCATCGGAGTATGACGAGAACAGGCACTTCTTTCTTGGGCATTATTTCCGTGACAACTATGAACGCTGGCACAGCAACCTACCTGAAATTAATTCCGGGGTACAGGTTCGAAGAGTAGAGGTTTATTCGATCAATCGGAACAACGATACCCGGACGACACGAAATTTTATCGCCTTAATGGACCTGGGAGAAAGCAACCCTAACCGGGTATTCAGAGATGGCAATGCCCTGGTTGGCAACCTTTCAAGTCGGGCGCAAACGGATAATAGTGCGAACCAACTTTATGATAACCTGAGAAACCGCTCACGAGATCCAGCAGATCTCCGTAGTTTCCTGAACGATCAGGGATTTGAAGAAAGTACTGATTTTGTTACGATCAATACGGCAAGAAAACTGGATCCTTCCGAATACATTGTCAATGAGAAGTTGGGTTATGTAACCTTATTGCGACGGCTACAAAACGATGAAGTACTTGCGGTATCTTATGAGTATACGGAGATCGGTCAGCGATATCAGGTAGGTGAGCTTACAGAAAACTATCAAGGCAGACCAGACGATGATGCCATCATCCTCAAAATGTTGCGTCCCAACCAGATTGACACAGAGATTCCGACCTGGGACCTGATGATGAAAAACATCTATAACCTGAGAACCACACAAGTTCAGGAAGATGGATTCTCGTTACGAATACATTATAAAGACGATAGAACAGGTCAGGATAACCCTTCACTCCACCTGGGTCGAAGAACGAAAGATCAGCCACTGATCGAATTAATGGGGCTGGACCAACTGAACAGAAATGGTGACCGTCAGCGTGATGGAAATTTTGACTTTGTGCCGGGAGTGACGATTGATACAAGGAATGGTAACGTCATTTTTCCGGTCCTTGAACCGTTTGGTAGCCGATTAGCCAGTTTCTTCGATCCCGATGAAGGCAATCTGGTGGATCAATTCGTATATGATACCCTTTATCGAACGACAAAGGCCAATGCCGAACTAGTATCCGCCCTCAACAAGTACATCATTTTAGGTAGCTCCTCGGGAAGTGTATCGAATGTGATCCCATTGGACGGATTCAACATTGCTCCAGGCTCCGTGACCGTAACTGCGGGAGGAACCTTACTGACGGAAGGCCTGCACTATGATGTGGATTATAATCTCGGACAGGTCCGGATTAGGGATGATGCAATTTTACAATCAGGCAAAGCCATCAGTGTGGCTTATGAGAAGGCGGACCTGTTCAACTTTCAAACCCGATGGCTGACTGGTGCTCATTTTGATTACCGCGTCAATGATAATTTCAACATTGGAGCGACGGTACTTCGTCTCAACGAGCGACCTGGTGGAATTTCCCGATTTGCCATTGGAGATGAACCCACTAGAAATACCAAGTACGGTTTCAATATTAATTGGCAGGAGGAGTCCTTATTCCTGACCAAGCTGGTAGATGCCTTGCCTCTTGTCAGTACCAAAGAACCTTCCAATATCACGTTCAGCGCAGAGTTGGCACAGCTGGTGCCGGGTACATCCAATATCGTACAGGGAACAGGAACTTCCTATATTGATGATTTTGAGAATGCGACCACTCCCCTGAATTTGGGCAACTGGCCCGCCTGGCGTTTGGCAGCGACTCCCAGAGAGCGATTTGGCGATTTCAACGGCCGTGAATTGAATTACAATCGGGCGAAGATGGCGTGGTATACCATTGATAATTCTATTTTTTATCGGGCTACGGGCGTCAACCGACCCCCCAACATCAATGAAGATGACCTGGAGAATCACTATGTGAGGTTTGTACTGCCACAGGAGATTTTCACTCAGCGAGATGCCGAGCTCGTCACCACCAACGAGCCAATCTTCGATATTGCCTACTACCCTTCCGAAAGAGGCCCCTACAACTTCAACCCAATGGCCACTCGTTCTCAGAGTGATCATACAGAATTCAATATCCCGGGAGATCGCGAAAACTGGGCGGGGATCAGTCGGGCCATCACTACAAATGTTGACTTTGTGGCGACCAACATCGAATACCTGGAATTTTGGTTGCTGGATCCGTTCATCGATGGTCCATTAGGTGTGGTGAATGATGGCTCGCCTTCGCCGACAAATAACACGCGAGGTGGAGACCTGTATTTCAACCTGGGAAGCGTATCAGAAGACATCATGCGGGATGGACGTCATGCCTTTGAAAACGGGCTGCCTCAGGATGGTTCGATTGAAAACACGACCACATCAGCCTGGGGACGCGTTACGAACAGTCAATTCCTGACGAATGCCTTTGTCAATGACGGTAACGCCCGAGCAAATCAGGACATTGGTTTAGATGGGCTCAATGATGCCGCAGAGCGTGATGACTTTAACTACTCCATGGTGGGGCCTCTTCCTTCCATATACACCAACGATCAGGTGGAAGATCCTGCGGGGGACAATTTCCAGTATTACCTGGGTGACAACCTCAACGTACGAGATGCTAAAATTCTGGAACGATACAAAAGTTTTAACGGGCCAGAGGGCAACTCACCAGTCAGTAGTGGCGGCAATTTTACCCCGGCATCCACGCAGTTCCCAGACAATGAGGATCTGAATGAAGACAATACGATTTCCGATCTGGAGGAATATTATGAATATCGCGTTTCTCTGAATCCAGGCTCCTTACAAGTTGGTACCAACAATATCATTGATGCGGTGGAAGGTCGAGGCGGAGTGATGTGGTATCAGTTCAGAATTCCTATAAGAAATCCTCAGAACTATCGAATCGTAGGAACGCCTACATTCAACAATATCAAATATGTACGGATGTTCATGACCAACTTCGATCAGCCTGTCGTGCTGCGAATGGCGAAATTCCAGCTAGTGGGTAGCCAATGGAGAAAATCTACCACGGCTTTGAACGAGTTGGGACTGAATGAGCTTCCCGAAACGACCACTAGTGATTTTGATGTTTCGGTGGTGAACATTGAAGAAAATGGTGGCGGTGGTGAAGGCATTCGTTATGTGATTCCTCCTGGATTAGACAGAGATCGCGATAATACCACGGCAATTAACCGTCGAGTCAATGAGCAATCCTTGCAGCTTTGTGTTGAAGAACTGGCAGATCGGGATGCGCGTGCCGTTTTCAAGACCAATCTGAATTATGACTTGATCAACTACGGTCGCATCAAAATGTTCTTGCATGCACAGGATTATCGTGGCTCAGGTTTACAAGACGATCAACTGGTTGGTTTCTTGCGACTAGGATCAGATGAGAATGAAAACTACTATGAAATTGAAGTTCCGCTCAAAGTAACGCCGGGTAATCCTGGTGTGACTGGAGACATGCTTCGAAGGGCCGTATGGCCCGAGGCCAATGAAATTGATGTTTCAATCCTTGAAATTCTGGCCTTGAAATCCAAAAGGAACCGTACGAGATCGGAAGCCGATGTGGGGATTCCTTTCTCAGAACCTACAGACGATGGCCGATTTGTATTGACAGTAAAAGGTAACCCGGACATCAGTAACATCACTACCATGCTGATTGGGGTGCGAAATCCCGGCTCTGAAGATCGGGAAGCACGATCTATCTGTATGTGGGCGAATGAATTGCGTGTTACCGACTTTGATTCCAGAAAAGGCTGGGCGGCCAACGCAAGACTGAGTGTAAAACTTGCAGACCTGGCAACTGTTTCAGCATCCACCAGATACACATCCATCGGTTACGGGACCATTCAGCAAAAGATATCTGAAAGAACCCGTGCTGAGTCTATCCAATATGATGTATCGACTTCCGTGAACGTGGAAAAATTCCTATGGCCGGAAAAAACAGGATTGAAGATCCCGATGTTTGCGAGCTACGAACAATCCAGGGTCACACCACAATTTGATCCCCTCGATCCTGACACCAGATTAGAAGCAGCGCTGGAAAGTTTTGATACGGAACAAGAGCGGAATGAATACAAACGACTGGTCGAAGATCGTCGGACAAGCCGAAGCTTGAACTTTACCAATGTCCGGAAGCAAAAAGTCAATCCGGAAGCGGGTAGTAATATTTATGATATTGAGAATTTCACTTTCTCCTATGCTTACAGCGACATTGTTTCGAGCAGCGTCAATCAGCAATCCTTTATTCAGAAAACCGTATCCGGAGGACTTGCCTACAATTATTCGCCCCCTGCGCTGAGCGTGGAACCTTTTGGTAAGGCCAAATGGGCTGAAAGTCCTTTTCTGAAAATGATCAAAGACATCAATTTTTCACCGTTCCCATCTAACCTTTCCTTTAGGGCAGATCTGAACAGAAGTTTCCGGCAGACACAATTGTACAACGATCAGCTGACCATTGAGGGAATTGAACCGTTTTATGAGCGCCTTTTCACCTTTCAGCGCGCTTACAATTTGCGATGGAACCTCTTCCGCGGCCTGGGACTGGATTACAGCGCCAGAGCTAATGCTGTCATTGATGAGCCCGATGACCGAATTGAGGGGGATATCGATACCCGACTGGAACGACAATTCATTTGGGAGCAGATTGCCAATTTTGGGCGGATGAAAAATTTCCAGCAAGATATTTCATTGAATTACAAGTTGCCACTGGATAAGCTGCCCATTACGGATTGGATGAGTGGGGATTTCAGGTATTCGGTAGGCTACAACTGGACAGCTGGTTTTGTGAACCGACAGGATGGATTTAGCAATGAACCACCAGATGCTAATGACCCTAACTTCTTCGGAAACTTCATCAGTAATAACCGAAGCCAGGCACTCACTGGAAAATTTGATTTGGTCAAATTGTATAACAAGTGGGGTTACCTCAAAAAATTGAATGGTCCCACCCGTACCCGAAGCAGCTCAAGAAGCCGGGCACAAGCCAATCGCGGGAATCAGCAAAATGAGGAGGAAGAGGAGAAAAAATCAGGTGATAACAAAGCTGTCAATGGGCTGGTCCGTCTGTTGATGTCCGTCCGGTCTATTAATGTGAACTACAATGTTCGGGAAGGCACAACGCTGCCTGGGTTCCTGCCAAATCTCTATTTATTCGGATTGGATAGTGGATTCAATGCGCCCGGTTGGGAATTCCTTTTGGGAAGTCAAAATTCTGATATCCGCCAACGTGCGGCCAATGGAGGCTGGTTAACCACCAACCCGGCGCTGACAAATCCATTTGAGCAGAATATTAGTACGGACCTGACGATTTCGGCAAATGTGGAACCTATTCGTGATTTGAAAATTAAGCTGGATGCGAAACGGACGAATACCTCAAACTTTCAGGAAATCTTTAGTTTTGATACCACCTCCAACAATTTCCGATCGCTTTCGCCTTCAAGGGGCGGTAGTTATAACATCTCTTTCCTTTCTATCAATACTGCCTTTGAGAAACAGGAAAATGATATATCTGATGCCTTCCTTCAGTTTGCGGATAACATCGCAATCATGCGAGATCGTCTGAACCGACAAGCAGAATTGGCAGGCTTGGGAGCTTCCTATGACACCCTGTCTCAGGACATTTTGATCCCCGCATTCGTTGCGGCTTATAGTAATCAGGATGCCAATACCGCGCGTACTTCACCATTTCCGAAGATACCGATACCTAACTGGCGAGTGGACTATGCTGGATTGTCGAAGCTTCCAGGCTTGAGTGATATCTTTTCTTCTGTCAACATTACCCATGGCTATCGCAGTGTCTTCAGTGTGAATAATTATACGAACTCACTGAGATATGATCAGGGTGTTGGTTTGGAGAATAATATCATTGACTATCCTCTGGCTTCCGTGGTGGATGAAAACAGTGGAAACCTGGTGCCGGTTTACAATATCCAGCAAGTAACTATTTCGGAACAGTTTGCGCCGCTGATTGGGATCAATATTCGAACCAAGACCAACCTGACGTCAAGATTGGAGTTTAAAAGAGACCGAAACTTGTCGTTGAACTTGTCCAATGCCCAGGTAACAGAAACAAAGAACAATGAAATATCCTTCGATTTTGGCTTTGTGAAAGATAATCTCAAGTTGCCATGGAAGGCCAGAGGCCGGACCATCACCATCGAGAACGATGTAACTTTCCGTATGAATCTGAGCATCCGGGATGCATTGACCATTCAGCGAAACCTGGAAGGAGAAAATACGATCACCAATGGTAATGCCAATTTTCAGATGCGGCCAACGATTGGGTACAAACTTAACGACCAACTGGACCTGACCATGTATTTTGAAAGAACGATCACGAATCCACAGGTCGGTTCGTTCAGACGAGCGACCACTGCATTTGGTATCCAGACACGTCTGAATTTTGCCCAATAA
- the gcvH gene encoding glycine cleavage system protein GcvH: MNIPEELKYTKEHEWVRIDGDTATVGVTDFAQGELGDVVYVEIETEGETIGEGDVFGTVEAVKTVSDLFMPVSGEILEFNSALEGNPELVNSDPYGEGWMIKVKVDDMGSSLISAEEYNSLIGG, encoded by the coding sequence ATGAACATTCCCGAAGAACTCAAATACACTAAAGAACACGAGTGGGTCAGAATTGATGGCGATACGGCCACTGTAGGCGTTACTGATTTTGCGCAAGGCGAATTAGGTGATGTCGTTTATGTAGAAATTGAAACTGAAGGCGAAACAATCGGTGAAGGTGATGTATTCGGTACCGTAGAAGCGGTAAAGACAGTTTCTGACCTGTTTATGCCGGTTTCCGGAGAAATATTAGAATTCAATTCAGCACTTGAAGGAAATCCCGAACTAGTCAATTCTGATCCTTATGGAGAGGGTTGGATGATCAAAGTGAAAGTCGACGACATGGGATCTTCATTGATTTCCGCTGAAGAATATAATTCACTGATCGGAGGTTGA
- a CDS encoding VanZ family protein, with translation MRYTIGLITWVLLMSYGIFKPGNPNAESYWFFPGDDKLIHLGLFCGLTSLFILAMTFDWKLQTSRAIRIAIITGLIFASITEPIQYYVPFRSSDWYDFLFNVIGVFTGLGAFQLIFNRK, from the coding sequence TTGAGATATACAATTGGACTGATTACCTGGGTGCTCTTGATGTCCTATGGAATTTTCAAGCCAGGTAATCCCAATGCGGAATCCTATTGGTTCTTTCCCGGAGACGATAAACTCATTCATTTGGGTTTGTTCTGCGGACTGACTTCACTATTTATACTGGCCATGACATTTGATTGGAAATTACAAACGTCAAGGGCCATAAGAATAGCAATTATCACGGGCTTAATTTTTGCAAGTATCACTGAGCCCATTCAATACTATGTACCCTTCAGGTCCTCAGATTGGTACGATTTCCTGTTCAATGTCATTGGAGTATTCACCGGTTTAGGAGCCTTCCAACTGATCTTCAACAGGAAATAA